Proteins from a single region of Fodinibius sp. Rm-B-1B1-1:
- a CDS encoding efflux RND transporter permease subunit produces MIKRFIQRPVLSTVISIILVILGYLGYNALPVSLYPEIAPPTIQVSATYPGANAETVLNSVVAPLEEQINGVEGMTYMSSTASNNGRAQIQVYFELGTDPDIAAVNVQNRVSQASNLLPQEVTQTGVTTQKEQTSRLLIFTMYSPNGTHDGTFLENYARINLIPRLQRVNGVGTADAFGANTYSMRIWMKPDKMASYNLVPSDVIAALNDQSFVAAPGSIGENSGQAFQYTMKYKGRFSTAEEYEDIIIREGSENGELLRLKDVADVELGSQTYSVHSTANGGPSVGMFVSKTAGANAQEVVENVKAEIEAASENFPDDIEYTTVFDANSFLTASIDKLFVTFLEAFILVFIVVFVFLQDWRSTLIPAIAVPVSIIGTFFFLNLFGYSVNLLTLFALVLAIGIVVDDAIIVVEIIHAKLEEGAESGMQAAIDGMDEIAGAIVSITLVMAAIFVPVTFITGSTGVFFQQFGITLATAIIISAVNALTLSPALCALVLKPEHKHIGENKSLTDRFAIAFNTAFDVGKYRYRQVLGFFTRNAWAAVAIVIGAILGFGVLFQTTPTGFVPDEDQGTFFANVSLPASASLERTKEVMAEVDEIMANTEVIESRLAISGFGIISGSGSQYGFIVGKLKHWDDRDTDVKEAINLLRQKTSGIKEADIVFFAPPVISGFGNTSGFTVNVQDQSSGSLEELDQVSKKVQQELFQRPEVQYATSYFQTDYPQYMVNVDVAKAQRAGFSVQSIMNVMQSYYGGLYVSNFTRFGKLYRVYVQADAEDRGSEESLQQISVRNQNGQMAPLSSFVDLERVYGPQNVSRFNLFNSVEVTGATNPGYSSGDAIQAIEEIFAEEISEDYTYAYSGLTREESQSSGQEIVIFALCLLFVYFLLSAQYESYLIPWAVILPLPIGLMGSFIFANIFGVANNIYLQISAIMLMGLLAKNAILVVEFGLQRRREEGMSIVKAAIDGAEARLRPILMTSFAFIAGLLPLALATGINANANQSIGIGTAGGMFIGTFVGLLVIPVLFIIFQKLQEKISGPPEVVTKRREKILNP; encoded by the coding sequence ATGATTAAACGATTTATACAGCGACCGGTACTATCTACGGTTATTTCTATTATTCTTGTGATTTTGGGATATCTGGGGTATAACGCATTACCTGTTTCATTGTATCCTGAAATTGCTCCACCTACTATTCAGGTGTCGGCGACCTATCCCGGTGCCAATGCGGAAACAGTGCTGAATAGTGTGGTTGCCCCTCTTGAGGAGCAGATAAACGGGGTAGAAGGGATGACTTATATGAGTTCTACCGCGAGTAATAATGGTCGCGCCCAAATTCAGGTTTATTTTGAGCTTGGAACAGATCCAGATATCGCGGCGGTAAATGTGCAAAATCGAGTTTCTCAGGCCAGCAATTTGCTCCCGCAGGAGGTGACACAAACAGGGGTTACGACTCAGAAAGAGCAGACAAGTCGGTTACTCATCTTTACGATGTATAGTCCCAATGGCACACATGATGGCACCTTTTTGGAGAACTATGCCCGGATTAATCTGATTCCAAGGCTGCAGCGTGTTAATGGTGTAGGAACAGCCGATGCCTTTGGGGCAAATACGTATTCAATGCGGATTTGGATGAAGCCAGATAAGATGGCTTCGTACAACTTGGTTCCTTCAGATGTTATAGCGGCATTGAATGATCAGAGTTTTGTGGCAGCTCCTGGCTCTATTGGAGAAAACAGTGGGCAAGCATTTCAGTATACGATGAAGTACAAGGGGCGTTTTTCTACTGCAGAAGAATATGAAGATATTATTATTCGTGAGGGATCAGAAAATGGAGAATTGCTTCGTTTGAAAGACGTAGCTGATGTAGAGCTGGGATCGCAGACCTATAGCGTACACTCTACGGCCAATGGGGGCCCCAGTGTGGGTATGTTTGTATCTAAAACAGCGGGAGCTAATGCCCAGGAAGTGGTCGAAAATGTGAAGGCTGAAATTGAAGCTGCATCAGAAAACTTTCCGGATGACATTGAGTACACGACGGTATTTGACGCCAATAGTTTTCTTACGGCCTCCATTGACAAATTATTTGTGACCTTTTTAGAGGCCTTCATCCTTGTGTTTATAGTAGTATTTGTGTTTTTGCAGGATTGGCGGTCGACCTTAATTCCTGCCATTGCCGTTCCCGTGTCTATTATTGGTACTTTCTTCTTTCTTAACCTGTTTGGATATAGTGTCAACTTATTAACGCTGTTTGCGTTGGTACTGGCCATCGGAATTGTAGTAGATGATGCCATTATTGTGGTAGAAATTATTCATGCCAAACTTGAGGAAGGGGCCGAATCGGGTATGCAAGCGGCTATCGATGGGATGGATGAAATTGCTGGTGCCATCGTTTCCATTACTCTGGTGATGGCTGCTATTTTTGTACCTGTAACGTTTATTACCGGATCTACAGGGGTATTCTTTCAGCAGTTTGGGATTACCTTGGCAACAGCTATTATCATATCAGCAGTGAATGCCTTGACGTTAAGTCCTGCGTTGTGTGCTTTAGTCTTGAAACCCGAGCACAAACATATCGGCGAAAATAAGTCCCTTACCGATCGTTTTGCCATTGCTTTTAATACTGCATTTGATGTGGGAAAATATCGCTATCGTCAGGTGTTGGGATTTTTTACTCGTAATGCCTGGGCTGCAGTAGCGATCGTAATAGGGGCCATATTGGGCTTTGGAGTGCTATTCCAGACCACACCTACGGGATTTGTACCTGATGAAGACCAGGGAACGTTTTTTGCAAATGTAAGCCTGCCAGCTTCCGCTTCATTGGAGCGAACCAAAGAGGTAATGGCCGAAGTTGATGAAATTATGGCTAATACAGAAGTTATCGAATCCCGATTGGCCATTTCTGGATTTGGTATCATTAGTGGATCGGGAAGCCAGTATGGATTTATTGTTGGAAAGCTCAAGCACTGGGATGATCGAGATACCGATGTTAAGGAAGCGATAAATCTACTTCGTCAAAAAACATCGGGTATTAAAGAGGCGGATATCGTTTTCTTTGCTCCACCGGTGATTTCGGGTTTTGGAAACACAAGTGGCTTTACGGTTAATGTTCAAGATCAGTCCAGTGGTTCGCTTGAGGAGCTGGATCAAGTGAGTAAAAAAGTTCAGCAAGAATTGTTTCAACGTCCCGAGGTACAATATGCTACGTCCTATTTTCAGACTGATTATCCGCAATATATGGTAAATGTTGATGTTGCCAAGGCACAGCGGGCCGGATTTTCGGTACAATCTATCATGAATGTTATGCAGTCGTATTATGGTGGACTGTATGTATCCAACTTTACTCGATTTGGTAAACTTTATCGGGTTTATGTTCAGGCCGATGCCGAAGATCGCGGCTCGGAAGAGAGTCTGCAGCAGATTTCGGTCCGTAATCAAAATGGGCAGATGGCTCCTTTGAGTTCGTTTGTAGATCTTGAACGGGTATATGGACCACAAAACGTATCCCGATTTAATCTCTTTAATTCAGTGGAAGTGACTGGTGCTACCAATCCTGGGTATAGTTCGGGAGATGCCATCCAGGCAATTGAAGAAATTTTTGCGGAAGAGATATCCGAGGATTATACCTATGCGTATTCTGGACTTACACGGGAGGAAAGTCAGTCAAGTGGACAAGAGATCGTTATTTTTGCGCTCTGTCTGTTGTTTGTCTATTTCTTGTTGAGTGCCCAATACGAAAGTTATTTGATTCCCTGGGCTGTTATTTTGCCGCTTCCTATTGGTTTAATGGGGTCGTTTATCTTCGCCAATATCTTCGGCGTTGCCAATAATATCTATCTGCAGATTTCAGCCATTATGTTAATGGGATTGTTGGCTAAGAATGCGATTCTGGTGGTTGAGTTTGGGCTTCAGCGGCGCCGAGAAGAGGGCATGAGTATTGTTAAGGCTGCTATTGATGGGGCCGAGGCACGGTTGCGTCCTATCTTGATGACCTCTTTTGCTTTTATCGCTGGTTTGCTGCCACTGGCTTTAGCAACGGGCATCAATGCCAATGCGAATCAATCAATTGGGATAGGTACTGCAGGAGGAATGTTCATCGGTACATTTGTAGGATTGTTGGTCATTCCGGTGCTCTTTATCATCTTCCAAAAATTGCAGGAGAAAATTTCGGGGCCGCCGGAAGTCGTTACAAAGCGTAGAGAAAAAATTCTGAATCCGTGA
- a CDS encoding efflux transporter outer membrane subunit: MINELKNYLTDFMLSRHYSTLIAALVITVSLSSCIATKSYEQPEMQTKDLYPFEQVEMDSTTLADMPWQEVFNDSQLRDLIEEALENNLELRSAIEQIRVAEADFYQGRMSMLPTLSLGANASYNEQSDNANSLGGMGTGSIPASERYSVSASSSWELDVWGKLTSAKKASYAALLQAEATRRAVQTRLIAQVANTYYRLLALDEQLEITKETVENRRQDVEAIRSLQESGLVTGVSLQQSIANRYAAEVTLPELRQQITEQEHALSILLGRSPGDIERSSLDKQTVIDSLATGVPAQLLRNRPDIIAAEHSFRSAFELTNNARAQFYPSLQLTAEGGYQSLQTDDLFQPGSIFYNLIAGVTQPIFNRGQNKAQLKRSKARQQQAKLELRSTVINASSEVSNALSKFKNAEEKKELTTKQLNALENAVEYSRELLQYGEANYTEVLTAQQNYLSAQLSDINNQLQQLTAGVELYRALGGGWNKNIIQQNEEN; this comes from the coding sequence GTGATAAACGAACTAAAAAATTATTTAACTGATTTTATGCTTTCTCGTCATTATTCAACACTCATAGCGGCGCTGGTGATTACGGTTTCACTGTCGTCATGTATCGCCACAAAATCGTATGAGCAGCCCGAGATGCAGACGAAAGATCTGTATCCTTTCGAGCAAGTAGAAATGGATAGCACAACGCTGGCTGATATGCCGTGGCAAGAGGTGTTCAATGATTCCCAATTGCGTGATCTTATTGAAGAAGCGTTGGAAAACAACCTTGAACTCCGGAGTGCTATCGAGCAAATTCGAGTTGCTGAGGCCGATTTCTATCAGGGGCGAATGAGTATGCTGCCAACCTTGTCTTTAGGCGCAAATGCCTCTTATAATGAACAATCTGATAATGCCAACAGTTTGGGGGGCATGGGAACGGGATCCATTCCAGCCAGTGAACGATATTCAGTATCGGCAAGTTCAAGTTGGGAACTCGATGTTTGGGGAAAATTGACAAGCGCCAAGAAAGCAAGCTATGCTGCTTTGTTACAGGCAGAGGCTACTCGTCGGGCTGTGCAAACCCGGCTCATTGCACAAGTGGCAAATACCTACTACCGGTTGTTGGCCCTTGATGAGCAGCTTGAAATTACCAAAGAAACAGTTGAAAACCGCCGACAGGATGTTGAAGCCATCAGGAGTTTGCAGGAAAGTGGGTTAGTAACGGGAGTTTCGTTACAGCAAAGTATTGCCAACCGATATGCCGCTGAGGTGACCTTACCGGAATTGCGTCAACAAATTACAGAACAAGAGCATGCACTCAGCATTTTGCTGGGACGTTCTCCAGGTGATATTGAGCGTAGTAGCTTGGACAAGCAAACAGTTATTGATTCTCTTGCTACCGGCGTACCGGCTCAACTGCTCAGAAATCGTCCTGATATTATTGCTGCAGAGCATTCTTTTCGGAGTGCTTTTGAGCTGACAAACAATGCTCGGGCACAATTTTATCCTTCGTTACAGCTTACAGCAGAAGGGGGATATCAAAGTCTGCAAACTGATGATCTCTTTCAGCCGGGATCCATATTCTATAATCTTATTGCCGGTGTTACCCAGCCGATATTTAACAGGGGGCAAAACAAGGCCCAGTTGAAACGTAGTAAGGCTCGTCAGCAGCAGGCTAAATTGGAACTTCGGAGCACGGTGATAAATGCCAGTAGCGAGGTCTCAAATGCGTTAAGCAAATTTAAAAATGCCGAAGAGAAGAAAGAGTTAACTACAAAACAACTTAACGCCCTTGAAAATGCCGTTGAATACTCACGCGAGCTGTTACAATATGGCGAAGCCAATTACACCGAAGTACTAACAGCCCAACAAAATTATTTATCAGCCCAGCTATCCGATATCAATAATCAATTGCAACAATTAACCGCTGGCGTAGAGCTTTATCGCGCCCTGGGCGGGGGATGGAACAAGAATATCATCCAACAAAATGAAGAAAACTAA
- a CDS encoding cytochrome c: MKLSEIYLSFTIVILLAFLTGCQIGDSSHMSASQQQQMATEFDEMHQSFETLMKTYQHDTTQIPQELRTLYPRIQAMHQKMSENHNHTMTNHRQTMDHDGEGQQMTRQSMHSRIQDRMTGEWYSQMISMHQQMEYEHQQRGNKEIAQQHRQQSKHLKQLLEIMPVPKQLEEKPVNQQGNPNMLNGANLYAQHCASCHGSNGQGFGNTFPPLVNSKWITGDKSIPVRIVRDGLTGDIEVNGTTYRGTMPAFKARLSLAEIAATINYLREQSTGDYLDITQEEIIQIFNSYNDRTDPWQPEELLGE, encoded by the coding sequence ATGAAGCTATCAGAAATATATCTCTCATTCACTATTGTGATTTTGTTGGCCTTTTTAACGGGATGCCAAATCGGAGATTCCTCACATATGAGCGCTTCTCAACAACAGCAAATGGCAACTGAGTTTGATGAGATGCATCAATCATTTGAGACGTTGATGAAAACCTATCAACATGATACCACCCAGATTCCCCAGGAACTGCGCACTTTATACCCTCGAATCCAAGCGATGCATCAGAAAATGAGTGAAAATCACAATCATACTATGACAAATCATAGACAAACTATGGATCATGATGGTGAGGGGCAACAAATGACAAGACAATCCATGCACTCCAGAATACAAGACCGCATGACAGGAGAATGGTACAGCCAGATGATAAGCATGCACCAACAAATGGAGTATGAACATCAACAAAGGGGAAATAAAGAGATAGCCCAACAGCACCGGCAACAAAGTAAACATTTAAAACAACTCTTGGAGATCATGCCTGTTCCAAAGCAATTGGAAGAGAAACCGGTCAACCAACAAGGCAATCCGAACATGCTGAATGGAGCAAATCTTTACGCCCAACACTGTGCCTCATGTCATGGAAGTAATGGGCAAGGCTTCGGCAATACCTTTCCTCCACTGGTTAATTCAAAATGGATAACCGGTGATAAATCTATTCCCGTGCGTATTGTCCGCGATGGACTAACAGGAGATATTGAAGTTAATGGAACAACGTATCGGGGAACCATGCCTGCATTTAAGGCTCGTTTAAGTCTTGCTGAAATTGCCGCAACTATTAATTATCTAAGAGAACAAAGCACAGGCGATTATCTTGATATTACCCAAGAAGAGATTATTCAAATCTTCAACTCGTATAACGATCGAACGGATCCATGGCAACCTGAAGAGCTATTAGGTGAGTAG
- a CDS encoding tetratricopeptide repeat protein — translation MFWSLTRKLLLFLSVLLFVAGCADEPKSHVNNVDDARELLVQQREQALQQVEQEVTSESIQKLITLGLWDEAESYLSEVEQTDIPMALVEARLLIKKHQYTEAEQIVSSVLQNQPDNREALLLQAELDIQAWRLNHADQKAKKLLGLEAKDPEAGFIRGKIALLNRNYNGALQWAQKIQRWDSNFAGGYWLESEAHFWSQNPQKAEAPLQKALSIAPFDADARFSYGYAIWRRVDATQLDNMAAQWNLALEVNPLHYLTHWHFGNGHTNLTYADYTQPTDSTVRSLLDKSEGLIAENQLEEAIEITRTVGGEYPKSILPAMTRGSIYYMAYDRERDTRLDSAQAIFERVLEEKQNYGPAHNGLAAVIKQRQFEQLDEFEALEDSIAQTPVPATGGVFYDVFPDAQYYPGDRVTKMIAQQIGPSKAYLPMIDKFGSDFAIPPLHIDLAEAMDNNYFRYGTTFDNRQWMDIRGVGSGATGIEYLERGAHLERNVLAHEYAHLYHGRILTDREDRRIRALYYDAMRNDHTLDYYAANNESEFFAQGYAGFLSEKKVHPLNHKSMNTREYIREKDPNFYAFLDSLLSKQQEYLSGNEEVFDDNWAQTYLALAERSSDASKAHLDTALSYSADYIPAILEYAEVEAEEGNFNIADKQVAKARSLDSNYAPVYVTEAEVLHQKGLRGELSFDDSIERQASLFDEAEKLEKDLAERAQLNRIQRDRYYQYGQMGKALEVAKQYVEEGPTISTYLRDRKEEAEADYYVMRSGIGYSAEAIGFFESLVDQNPQNFSYRLMYSDALIKAKQLEKAESILQEGQRILESAGNERADYALRRAHVHLQNNDREQAKKMLVQARTNKLNVEDQLLKARLLLKLDQVETAEEIINSIDVTLPVEQASLNYTNALLAVNSGNVEKAKSVLREALSKNPYHLKARVLLMSILDDEGREEEKSELMDESDQLTVPLGPDFMEAI, via the coding sequence ATGTTTTGGTCACTTACCCGAAAGCTACTACTCTTTTTATCAGTACTTCTTTTTGTTGCTGGATGTGCCGACGAGCCTAAGTCACATGTCAATAATGTTGATGACGCCCGTGAGCTGTTAGTTCAACAGCGGGAACAGGCGTTACAGCAGGTAGAACAAGAAGTCACTTCCGAAAGTATCCAAAAGTTGATTACGCTTGGACTTTGGGATGAAGCCGAATCTTATCTGTCGGAGGTTGAGCAAACCGACATCCCGATGGCGCTTGTAGAAGCACGTCTGTTGATCAAAAAACATCAATATACAGAAGCTGAGCAGATTGTATCATCTGTTTTACAGAACCAGCCCGATAACCGCGAAGCATTGTTGTTACAGGCTGAGCTCGATATCCAGGCCTGGAGGCTGAATCACGCAGATCAAAAAGCGAAAAAGTTATTGGGATTAGAGGCAAAAGATCCAGAAGCTGGATTTATTCGAGGAAAGATTGCGCTACTAAATCGCAATTATAACGGAGCGTTACAGTGGGCCCAAAAAATACAACGGTGGGATTCCAATTTTGCCGGTGGATATTGGCTTGAATCGGAAGCACATTTTTGGTCTCAAAACCCCCAAAAGGCTGAAGCACCCTTGCAAAAAGCGTTATCTATTGCTCCTTTTGATGCCGATGCCCGTTTCAGCTATGGATACGCGATTTGGCGTAGGGTAGATGCTACCCAACTCGATAATATGGCAGCGCAATGGAATTTAGCGTTGGAGGTAAATCCATTGCACTACCTTACGCATTGGCATTTTGGCAACGGTCATACCAACCTAACGTATGCAGATTACACACAACCCACCGACAGTACGGTCCGTAGCTTATTAGATAAAAGTGAGGGACTAATTGCAGAAAATCAGCTTGAAGAAGCTATTGAGATCACCCGTACGGTGGGAGGGGAATATCCCAAATCTATATTGCCGGCTATGACACGCGGATCTATTTATTATATGGCTTACGATAGGGAACGCGATACACGATTAGATTCAGCTCAAGCAATTTTTGAACGTGTCTTAGAAGAGAAACAGAATTATGGTCCAGCCCATAATGGATTGGCGGCGGTTATCAAACAGCGGCAATTTGAGCAGCTGGATGAATTTGAAGCGCTGGAGGATTCTATAGCGCAAACACCGGTACCGGCTACAGGCGGCGTTTTTTATGATGTGTTTCCTGATGCGCAATATTATCCCGGTGATCGGGTAACGAAAATGATTGCCCAGCAAATTGGTCCAAGTAAGGCATATTTACCTATGATTGATAAATTTGGATCTGACTTTGCCATTCCGCCATTACATATTGATTTGGCCGAGGCGATGGATAACAACTACTTTCGGTATGGTACTACTTTTGATAATCGCCAGTGGATGGATATCCGCGGTGTTGGCAGTGGGGCTACGGGCATTGAGTATCTTGAACGAGGCGCTCATCTGGAGCGGAACGTGTTGGCGCATGAGTATGCCCATTTGTATCATGGACGAATTTTGACGGATCGCGAAGATCGACGTATTCGAGCTTTATACTATGATGCGATGAGAAATGATCATACACTCGATTATTACGCGGCCAACAATGAGAGCGAGTTTTTTGCTCAAGGATATGCAGGATTTTTATCAGAGAAAAAGGTGCACCCACTGAATCACAAATCAATGAATACTCGGGAATATATTCGTGAAAAAGATCCGAACTTTTATGCTTTTTTGGATTCTCTGTTGAGCAAGCAGCAAGAGTATCTGTCGGGTAACGAGGAGGTCTTCGATGACAACTGGGCGCAAACCTATCTGGCGCTCGCAGAACGTTCATCAGATGCGTCAAAGGCTCATCTTGATACGGCTCTTTCTTATAGCGCTGATTATATACCGGCTATTTTAGAATATGCAGAAGTAGAGGCTGAGGAAGGAAATTTTAACATAGCTGATAAACAAGTAGCCAAGGCCAGGTCGTTGGATTCGAATTATGCCCCGGTATATGTAACTGAGGCTGAGGTGTTACATCAGAAAGGATTACGTGGAGAATTGTCTTTTGATGATTCTATAGAGCGGCAGGCTTCGTTGTTTGATGAAGCTGAAAAGCTTGAAAAGGATTTAGCCGAGCGTGCTCAACTAAACCGCATTCAGCGCGATCGTTATTATCAATATGGACAAATGGGTAAGGCACTGGAAGTTGCTAAACAATATGTCGAGGAGGGGCCTACCATTTCAACGTATTTACGTGACCGGAAAGAAGAAGCCGAAGCTGATTATTATGTGATGCGAAGCGGTATTGGCTATTCTGCTGAAGCGATTGGTTTTTTCGAGTCACTGGTGGACCAGAATCCTCAAAATTTTTCATACCGCTTGATGTATAGCGATGCATTAATTAAAGCGAAACAGCTGGAGAAAGCGGAATCAATACTACAGGAAGGGCAGCGTATTTTGGAGTCGGCCGGAAACGAGCGGGCTGATTATGCGTTGCGTAGAGCACATGTTCACCTGCAAAATAATGATAGAGAGCAGGCAAAAAAGATGTTGGTTCAAGCACGAACCAATAAGCTTAATGTCGAAGATCAGTTATTGAAAGCACGGCTCTTGCTGAAATTAGATCAAGTGGAAACTGCCGAAGAAATCATCAATTCCATTGACGTAACGTTACCTGTAGAGCAGGCTTCACTTAATTATACAAATGCCTTGTTAGCCGTAAACAGTGGTAATGTTGAAAAAGCGAAATCAGTGTTGAGAGAAGCCCTGTCAAAAAATCCGTACCATTTGAAAGCAAGGGTCTTACTGATGTCGATACTTGATGATGAGGGCAGGGAAGAGGAGAAATCAGAATTAATGGATGAGAGTGATCAACTTACAGTTCCATTGGGTCCCGATTTCATGGAAGCAATTTAA
- the nusB gene encoding transcription antitermination factor NusB: MAQRREAREAVLQALYAIEIGKGKWKDVIQSVIKSQLSDDSETFKFGERLFLKIVNNQDEIDEVIKNHLNNWRLERLNAIDRLLLRMAIAEFLFYEQIPTKVSINEAIEIAKKYSTKKSGNFINGILDSALEQLQEDGRINKKGRGLIESSFKS, from the coding sequence ATGGCCCAACGCAGAGAAGCACGAGAAGCAGTTTTACAAGCATTATATGCTATTGAAATTGGTAAAGGTAAGTGGAAAGATGTGATACAATCGGTTATTAAAAGCCAATTGTCAGATGATTCAGAGACCTTTAAATTTGGAGAACGTCTCTTTTTAAAGATTGTTAATAACCAAGATGAAATTGATGAAGTAATTAAGAATCATCTAAATAACTGGCGATTGGAACGTCTAAATGCGATTGATCGTCTGCTACTTAGAATGGCAATTGCCGAGTTTCTGTTTTACGAACAGATCCCAACCAAGGTGTCTATTAATGAAGCCATAGAGATTGCCAAAAAGTATTCTACTAAGAAGTCCGGTAATTTTATCAACGGTATTTTGGACTCTGCTTTGGAACAGCTGCAGGAAGATGGGCGTATCAACAAAAAAGGACGTGGACTAATTGAGTCGTCTTTTAAATCATAG
- the ychF gene encoding redox-regulated ATPase YchF yields MSLRCGIVGLPNVGKSTLFNALSDAGADAANFPFCTIDPNVGVVPVPDERLDTLYDIVGSEEKIPTSVEFVDIAGLVKGASEGKGKGNAFLSHIREVDLIVHVVRCFDDDNVVHVEGDVNPTRDVHIIEDELILKDLESVEKRLEGLKRDAKSGEKEDIRRMEIVQRLKEHLENGNAARTFDAGDEERKAYKELFLLSEKPVLYACNVSEDDLNSGNKWVDEVRDIAARFDDEVVTFCAKIEEEIAELDEEERAMFLEELGVEDAGLERLIRAAYKELGLITYFTTGPKETRAWTVRKGAKAPEAAGVIHSDFEHGFIRAETVSYETYKELGSEKAVKDAGEMRQEGKDYIVQDGDVMLFRFNV; encoded by the coding sequence ATGAGTTTACGATGTGGAATTGTAGGGCTTCCGAATGTAGGAAAGTCTACTTTGTTTAATGCGTTAAGTGATGCCGGTGCTGATGCCGCAAATTTCCCGTTTTGTACAATTGATCCCAATGTAGGAGTAGTTCCCGTTCCGGATGAGCGGTTAGATACCCTTTATGATATCGTTGGATCGGAAGAAAAAATACCAACCAGTGTTGAGTTTGTCGATATTGCGGGATTGGTAAAGGGGGCATCAGAGGGCAAAGGAAAGGGCAATGCGTTCCTTTCTCATATTCGTGAAGTCGATTTGATTGTTCACGTTGTTCGTTGTTTTGATGATGATAATGTGGTTCATGTCGAAGGAGATGTAAATCCCACTCGTGATGTACATATCATCGAAGACGAGCTTATTTTAAAGGATCTTGAGTCGGTAGAGAAGCGTCTGGAAGGGCTTAAACGCGATGCCAAAAGTGGCGAAAAAGAGGATATCCGCCGCATGGAGATCGTACAACGCCTAAAAGAACATCTCGAAAATGGCAATGCCGCACGAACTTTTGATGCCGGTGACGAGGAGCGAAAAGCTTATAAAGAGCTTTTCTTATTATCAGAGAAGCCAGTGCTTTATGCGTGCAATGTGTCAGAGGATGATCTTAATTCGGGCAATAAATGGGTAGATGAAGTCAGAGACATTGCTGCACGTTTTGATGATGAGGTTGTGACATTCTGCGCCAAAATTGAAGAGGAGATTGCGGAGCTTGATGAAGAAGAACGAGCGATGTTTTTAGAAGAGCTTGGGGTTGAAGATGCCGGCCTGGAGCGACTCATTCGAGCGGCTTACAAAGAACTTGGGTTAATTACTTATTTCACAACCGGACCAAAAGAAACGCGAGCCTGGACCGTTCGAAAAGGAGCCAAAGCTCCAGAAGCTGCGGGTGTCATTCACAGTGATTTTGAACATGGATTTATTCGTGCTGAAACAGTTAGTTATGAAACGTATAAGGAGCTTGGTTCCGAAAAAGCGGTTAAAGATGCCGGCGAAATGCGTCAGGAGGGTAAAGATTATATCGTGCAGGATGGCGATGTGATGCTATTTCGGTTTAATGTATAA
- a CDS encoding metallophosphoesterase family protein produces the protein MSERKYIAIGDIHGCFHSMKALLDKLESYYDRQFIFVGDYIDRGPGSKQVVDYLLDFKENVDCVFLRGNHEQMLLDSFQKGSKSMWMMNGGRETIKSYNANGDTLSLPESHRKFYESTRLYYETENYFFVHAGLSPAKTIAESIKDEKELQEFLWERSHLNAFETPWEKTVVFGHTPRPKPVQKDKMIGIDTGCVFDRVGYGKLTAVKLPEEEFIQQTALD, from the coding sequence GTGAGTGAACGTAAATATATCGCAATAGGTGATATCCACGGTTGTTTTCATAGCATGAAGGCACTCTTGGATAAACTGGAGTCGTATTATGATCGGCAGTTTATTTTTGTTGGTGATTATATTGATCGTGGTCCCGGTTCAAAACAAGTTGTTGATTATCTGTTGGACTTTAAAGAGAACGTTGACTGTGTATTTCTGCGCGGGAATCATGAGCAAATGCTTTTGGATTCCTTTCAAAAGGGCAGCAAGAGTATGTGGATGATGAACGGGGGACGGGAGACGATTAAGTCCTATAACGCAAATGGTGATACACTTTCGTTACCTGAGTCTCACAGAAAGTTTTACGAAAGTACACGCCTGTATTACGAAACGGAGAATTACTTTTTTGTCCACGCGGGATTATCTCCAGCTAAAACGATTGCCGAAAGTATTAAAGATGAAAAGGAGCTACAGGAATTCCTTTGGGAGCGATCACATTTAAATGCCTTCGAAACGCCCTGGGAAAAAACCGTGGTTTTTGGACACACGCCGCGTCCCAAACCAGTACAGAAAGATAAAATGATTGGTATTGATACCGGCTGCGTTTTTGACCGCGTGGGATACGGAAAACTTACCGCGGTAAAATTACCCGAAGAAGAATTTATACAACAGACTGCCCTTGACTGA